Below is a window of Vicinamibacteria bacterium DNA.
GTTGACACCACTCTCACGCGCGATGCGGGCGTGATGGTAGAGCTGGCGCCACTCGCCGTGGATCGGAACGAAGTGCTCGGGTTTCACGACGTCGAGAAGCATCCGGAGGTCTTCTCCGCTGCCGTGGCCCGATACGTGAACCGGCGAGCCCGGGGGATAGTAGACGTCCACCCCCACGCGGAAGAGCTGGTTGATGACTCGGTTGACCGCCCGCTCGTTTCCGGGAATGACACGGGCGCTCAGGATCACCCGATCCCCCCGCTCGAGGGTGATGTGCCGATGTGTGCCCTGGGCGATGGAGGACAAGGCCGAGCCCGGCTCGCCCTGGCTTCCCGAGGCAATGATGAGCTGCTCGCGCGCCGGCAGCTTGTCGGCGTCCTCGGCGAGCCAGAGCATCCGGTGAGGAACTCGGAGATAGCCCAGCTCGACGGCGGTCATCACGTTCTCGATCATGCTCCGTCCGGTGAGGACCACCTTGCGATCGTGCTTGGCCGCCAGGTCGATCGTTACCTGAAGGCGGTGCGTGCTCGACGCGAAGCAACAGACGAGAACGCGCCCCGGTGCGCCCTCGACGATGTCATCGAGAGGTCCTTGGACCGAGCTCTCCGATCCCGTTCGACCCGTGACCTCGCTGTTCGTGCTGTCGGACAGGAGACACAAGACCCCGCGGCGCCCCAGCTCGGCAAAGCGCTTCAAATTGGTGGGTGGGCCCACGGGGATCCCCTCGTCGATCTTGAAATCCCCGGTGTGCACGATGAATCCCATCGGGGTGGCGATGGCGAGCGCCACGCTGTCGGCGAGCGAGTGTGCTACCTGGATGAACTCGATGTCGAAATCACCGATTCGGATGCTCTCGCCCGCGACCACGTCCCTCAAATCCGTCTCCGCCAGGAGCCCGTGCTCTTCGAGCCGTCTTCTCACGATTCCGAGGGTGAGCCTCGTCCCGTAGACGGGGACGCGGTGATTGCGCAGCAGGTAGGCGAGGGCCCCGATGTGGTCCTCGTGCCCGTGGGTCAGCACCACGCCTTTGAATAGGGACCGGTGCGCATCGAGGTAGCTCGTGTCGGGCACGATCACGTCGACGCCCGGTGTATCGTGAGTCGGAAAGAGAAGTCCCGCGTCCACGACGACCATGGTGTTCCCCAGGCGGTAAGCCATCATGTTCAGGCCGAACTCGCCGAGCCCACCGAGAGGGACAATTTCGATCGCGCCTGTCTGAGCAGATTTGACCATTATTGACAGGGGTTTAGCGTTATAAGGTTGAGAAACTGCTTCAATATTACCAGAAAAGGTCTACGCCGGCGAGGAGATAATTATTCGGCTGATTGCCGCAAAGTCCTCGACGCTCAACGTTTCCGCCCGCCGTCGGGGATCGATTCCGAGACGGTCCATGGCGGCGAGGATGAGTTGCCGCGAAAGAGAGCTCCCATGCAGCTGGCGCACATTGTTGGCGAGCGTCTTGCGCCGGTGAGCGAAGAGCGAGTGGACGAGAGTGCGGAACGTGCGCTCGTCGCCGATCTCGGGTGCGCCCTCGTGTCGAAGCTCCAGCCGGACGAGGGCGGAGACCACCCGGGGCCGCGGTCGAAAAGCCTCCCGAGGAATGCGAAATAGCACGCGGACTCGTGCCGCCTGCTGGGCGACGACGCTCAGAAAGCCGTAAGCCTTGGTCGAGGGCCGGGCGACCAACCGCGCGGCGACCTCGTCCTGGAACATGAGCGTCAACTCCTGGAAGCGATGACCCACCGAGAGGACCTTAAGAAGGATGGGTGCCGCCATCGAATAGGGAAGGTTGCCGCAGAGCCGGACGACGCCGAGGTCACGCTCGTCGAGCAGTTTCTCGAGGTCCACAGTCAACGCGTCCTGTTCGATGACCTCGATTCCCTCACCCCCGAGAGAGGGCGTGAGGCGAGAGTCGGACTCGATGGTGACCACGCGAGCGCCACGCCGTGCGAGGGCGTGGGTGAGCTCGCCGTGTCCGCCGCCAATCTCGATGAGGGTCTCTCCCGACTCGGGCGCGATCGCATCGATGATCCGCTCGATGGTGTGCTCGTCCCGGAGGAAACACTGTCCGCGGGACCGCGAGGGACGCCAACTGCGTGACGACCCGGCTTGCTGTCTTTCCTGTCGTCTCTCCAAACTAATCGAGGATAGCACGGCCCGTCGTCTTGACCGGCCTCCCGTTCATTTGCTACCGTCCGTTGGTGCGAAAGTCGGTCCTCATTATTGGAAGCGGTCCCGCGGGGTACACGGCGGCGATCTATGCCGCTCGGGCCCAGCTCGATCCGCTCGTTCTCGCCGGCTCGGGGGCGAAGCCCGATCTCGGCATTCCCGGCGGCCAGCTCATGCTGACGACCGATGTCGAGAACTACCCCGGGTTCCCCGAAGGCGTTACCGGCCCCGAGATGATGGAGCTGTTTCGCAAGCAGGCGGAGCGATTCGGCGCCGAGGTGCGATTCGAGAACGCCACGGCGGTCGACTTTTCCGTTCGTCCCTTCCGAATCGATGCGGAAAAGGGCGCGTATGCCGCAGACGCCGTCATCGTCGCGACGGGTGCGGCCGCCAAATGGCTCGGGCTCGAGTCGGAAAAGAAGCTTCAGAATCGCGGCGTGTCGGCTTGCGCCACGTGCGATGGTGCCCTCTATCGCGGCAAGGAAATGGCCGTCGTTGGGGGAGGCGACACCGCCATGGAGGAAGCTCTCTTCTTGACGCGTTTCGCTACCAAGGTCACGGTCATCCACCGTCGCGACACCCTGCGGGCATCCAAGATCATGCAGGAGCGGGCTTTCAAGAACGAGAAGATCCAGTTCTTGTGGGATAGCGAAGTCGTCGAGGTGCTCGGCGAGAGCGAAGTCACGGGGCTCGAGGTGAAGAACAAACGGAGCGGGAAGATTCAGGAGCTTTCCGTGGGCGCGTTCTTCGTCGCCATCGGGCACAAGCCGAACACCGACTTGTTCAAGGAGCAGCTCGAGTGTGACGAGCAGGGCTACATCCTGACCCGGGGAGGCACGCGAACGTCCGTCGAAGGCGTCTTCGCCTGCGGAGACGTCACCGACAAGATCTACCGGCAGGCCGTCACCGCGGCGGGTATGGGATGCATGGCGTCCATCGACGCCGAACGCTTCCTCGCCGAGCAGGACAGCTCGGGCGATGCGACGGTTGCCGAAGTTTCGGAGACGACACCATGAGGGAATGGAACGGTGGGCTCGGCCCTGTCGTTTCCGCGGGTTTTCTCGTGCTCGGCCTCTGCTGGGCTGGGCTCATCGACGCGACGCCTCGCGAAGACGTCCTGGGTAAGAAGGCCCCGGATTTCGAGCTCGTGACGACGAAAGGCGAAAAGGTTCGTTTGAGCGAGCTCACCGGCAAAGTCGTCGTGCTGGATTTCTGGGCGGTATGGTGCGATCCCTGCCGTGAGTCGATGCCCTTTTTCGAGAAGCTGCAGCACGATCATCAAAAGGACGGGCTCGTCGTCATGGGTCTTCACGTAAACGACCGCATGCCCGCGCTCGACGAAGTGAACCGGTACCTCGGAGAAGTGGGGGCAACTTATCGCAATCTCGTGAGCACGACCGACGTCGACGACGCCTTCGCCATCGTCGCCATGCCCACGACCTATCTCGTCGATCGAGAGGGGATTCTGCGCAAGCGTCACATCGGCTTCAACCCGGCGAGAACGCCCGAGCGGCTCTTGAAAGACGTCCAGGAGCTGCTTGCGAATTGAGACTGGCGACCTCGGGATCAACGAAAAGGCGCGTAGAGGGAGAAGACGCAAAGTCCTACCTGGCGTTTTTCGTTTCTCATTAAAGGGCCGCATCCCACGGGGAACAAGATTTCCACAGGTTTTCCACAGCCGAGCCGCGTTTCCGCGGAGGCGCCAAGCAGCCGAAACCCTAGTCGATCTCGACCAGATCTTCGCTC
It encodes the following:
- a CDS encoding ribonuclease J, coding for MVKSAQTGAIEIVPLGGLGEFGLNMMAYRLGNTMVVVDAGLLFPTHDTPGVDVIVPDTSYLDAHRSLFKGVVLTHGHEDHIGALAYLLRNHRVPVYGTRLTLGIVRRRLEEHGLLAETDLRDVVAGESIRIGDFDIEFIQVAHSLADSVALAIATPMGFIVHTGDFKIDEGIPVGPPTNLKRFAELGRRGVLCLLSDSTNSEVTGRTGSESSVQGPLDDIVEGAPGRVLVCCFASSTHRLQVTIDLAAKHDRKVVLTGRSMIENVMTAVELGYLRVPHRMLWLAEDADKLPAREQLIIASGSQGEPGSALSSIAQGTHRHITLERGDRVILSARVIPGNERAVNRVINQLFRVGVDVYYPPGSPVHVSGHGSGEDLRMLLDVVKPEHFVPIHGEWRQLYHHARIARESGVNEQRVFIVEDGDVLRFEGKGGYVSDKVDTGLALVDGSGLGLVDDCVVRDRRRLAGTGVVVPFVLLSENEPIVSDILSRGFIDSDEGESLLTEAQDFMLRALNERSPADADSERAIEELVESTLRRFFRRKSIRRPVILPVVVTTEGS
- a CDS encoding TlpA disulfide reductase family protein, which produces MREWNGGLGPVVSAGFLVLGLCWAGLIDATPREDVLGKKAPDFELVTTKGEKVRLSELTGKVVVLDFWAVWCDPCRESMPFFEKLQHDHQKDGLVVMGLHVNDRMPALDEVNRYLGEVGATYRNLVSTTDVDDAFAIVAMPTTYLVDREGILRKRHIGFNPARTPERLLKDVQELLAN
- the rsmA gene encoding 16S rRNA (adenine(1518)-N(6)/adenine(1519)-N(6))-dimethyltransferase RsmA, with product MLSSISLERRQERQQAGSSRSWRPSRSRGQCFLRDEHTIERIIDAIAPESGETLIEIGGGHGELTHALARRGARVVTIESDSRLTPSLGGEGIEVIEQDALTVDLEKLLDERDLGVVRLCGNLPYSMAAPILLKVLSVGHRFQELTLMFQDEVAARLVARPSTKAYGFLSVVAQQAARVRVLFRIPREAFRPRPRVVSALVRLELRHEGAPEIGDERTFRTLVHSLFAHRRKTLANNVRQLHGSSLSRQLILAAMDRLGIDPRRRAETLSVEDFAAISRIIISSPA
- the trxB gene encoding thioredoxin-disulfide reductase gives rise to the protein MRKSVLIIGSGPAGYTAAIYAARAQLDPLVLAGSGAKPDLGIPGGQLMLTTDVENYPGFPEGVTGPEMMELFRKQAERFGAEVRFENATAVDFSVRPFRIDAEKGAYAADAVIVATGAAAKWLGLESEKKLQNRGVSACATCDGALYRGKEMAVVGGGDTAMEEALFLTRFATKVTVIHRRDTLRASKIMQERAFKNEKIQFLWDSEVVEVLGESEVTGLEVKNKRSGKIQELSVGAFFVAIGHKPNTDLFKEQLECDEQGYILTRGGTRTSVEGVFACGDVTDKIYRQAVTAAGMGCMASIDAERFLAEQDSSGDATVAEVSETTP